In one Juglans regia cultivar Chandler chromosome 11, Walnut 2.0, whole genome shotgun sequence genomic region, the following are encoded:
- the LOC109007780 gene encoding protein SOB FIVE-LIKE 6-like — MDISASQCSSGCESGWTRYLDQSSLSETQFHVVGGMDDYHRGKGAEMEEKEEDLSLVSDASSGPSHYLEDDEECIHDNGCYFYSSSASERDRKSKSKIKAKEHGRHRLHSSLDDTASSPALSFSKVDSTLYGNEDSKENLLNFSQGFSATHFEVKSTVQKHFTFLKPFAKKPDSEEPGGFHRN, encoded by the exons ATGGATATCTCAGCTTCCCAGTGCAGTAGTGGGTGTGAATCAGGTTGGACTCGGTACTTAGACCAATCCTCACTTTCAGAAACTCAATTCCACGTAGTTGGTGGTATGGATGACTATCATAGAGGAAAGGGAGCAGAAAtggaggagaaagaagaagatttgTCCTTAGTCTCTGATGCTTCTTCGGGGCCTTCACATTACcttgaagatgatgaagagtGCATTCATGATAATGGATGTTATTTCTATTCTTCTTCAGCTTCTGAGCGAGAccgcaaaagcaaaagcaaaatcaAGGCCAAAGAACATGGCAGACACCGGCTGCATTCAAGTCTTGATGACACTGCTAGCTCCCCAGCATTGAGCTTTTCCAAG GTGGATTCAACTCTCTATGGGAATGAAGATTCAAAGGAGAATTTATTGAATTTCTCTCAGGGTTTCTCTGCAACGCATTTTGAG GTAAAATCTACAGTGCAGAAGCATTTTACTTTCTTGAAGCCTTTTGCCAAAAAACCAGATTCAGAAGAACCAG GTGGTTTTCACAGAAACTAG
- the LOC109007990 gene encoding WD repeat-containing protein PCN-like, whose protein sequence is MLEAYKNSSIDWKPSPVVALATSGDDSQVAAAREDGSLEIWLVCPGSVGWHCQLTIHGDPNSRVSSLVWCQAGSKGLPCGRLFSSSIDGSVSAWDLFYLKQKTVLNSIGVSIWQIALAPSNNHVLDTNPKSEHIGNGYLSDKLSMDDHEMSESEDESDSVELHEQSVIKFPRVAMACDDGCVRIYSISDSDELIYTKSLPRVSGRVLSVTWSPDANMIYSGSSDGFIRCWDANVGNEMYRITVGLGGSGGGPELCVWSLLALRCGALVSGDSTGSVQFWDSQHGTLLQAYSLHKGDVNALAAAPSHNRVFSAGSDGQIILYNLFSETVGPSDDKASSTAMKKWTYVGYVRAHTHDVRALALAVPISREELLPDEKVKRIRRKEKPIEFSYHKWAHMGVPMLISAGDDTKLFAYSVKEFTKFAPHDICPAPQRVPIQLVHNKTPLLLVQASHWLDILCIRTESVAFPDMARGPSGGLAMTDLLARIKAKASRRIICSSISNSGELFAYSDHVRPSLFELKMLGAGKSTTVSKRQLPQRLPFAHSMVFSFDSSRLMIAGHDRRIYVVDVGSSQLVHTFTPCRELHDEQLPPREPPITRMFTSSDGQWLAAVNCFGDVYVFNLETLRQHWFISRLDGASVTAGGFPPRNNNVLIITTSSNQVYAFDVEARQLGEWSMQHTFVLPKRYQEFPGEVIGLSFLPSSSSSSVIVYSARAMCLIDFGKPVDCLDENELVNGQDTALRNLQSTPIKGRLKRILRDGQTETRLGGRKNFEFFSFRNPVLFIGHLSKNSLLIIDKPWMEVVKTFDTSPVHRHIFGS, encoded by the exons ATGCTCGAGGCTTATAAGAACAGCTCAATCGACTGGAAGCCATCTCCTGTAGTTGCACTAGCCACCAGCGGCGACGACTCCCAGGTCGCCGCAGCTCGAGAAGACGGCTCTCTCGAGATTTGGCTCGTCTGTCCAGGCTCCGTCGGCTGGCACTGTCAGCTG ACGATCCATGGGGACCCCAATTCGAGGGTTTCGTCACTCGTGTGGTGTCAAGCTGGTTCAAAAGGCTTGCCTTGCGGTCGGTTATTTTCGTCTAGTATCGATGGGTCGGTTTCGGCGTGGGATCTTTTTTACTTGAAGCAGAAG ACAGTATTAAATTCAATTGGAGTCTCAATCTGGCAAATAGCTTTAGCGCCATCTAATAACCATGTACTTGATACAAATCCTAAGTCTGAGCATATTGGAAATGGGTATTTAAGTGACAAGTTAAGCATGGATGATCATGAAATGAGTGAAAGTGAAGATGAGTCTGACTCAGTTGAGCTTCATGAGCAATCTGTTATCAAGTTTCCACGTGTAGCAATGGCATGTGACGATGGTTGTGTGCGGATATACAGTATTTCTGACTCAGATGAGTTAATTTACACCAAATCATTGCCTAGGGTCAGTG GACGTGTTTTAAGCGTGACTTGGAGTCCTGATGCAAATATGATATATTCAGGGAGCAGTGATGG GTTTATAAGATGCTGGGATGCTAATGTTGGTAATGAGATGTACAGGATTACAGTTGGACTTGGAGGTTCAGGTGGTGGACCTGAACTTTGTGTATGGTCATTACTCGCTTTGAG GTGTGGGGCCCTTGTTAGTGGAGACAGTACCGGTAGTGTTCAGTTTTGGGACAGTCAGCATGGGACTCTTTTGCAGGCATATTCTCTCCACAAAGGTGATGTGAATGCTTTGGCAGCAGCTCCCAGCCATAACAGGGTGTTCTCTGCTGGTTCTGATGGTCAG atTATTCTGTATAATCTCTTTAGCGAGACAGTGGGACCTAGTGATGACAAAGCATCTTCGACAGCAATGAAGAAATGGACCTATGTTGGTTACGTAAGAGCTCATACACATGATGTCAGGGCTTTGGCACTGGCTGTTCCAATCAGCAGGGAAG AACTGTTGCCGGATGAAAAGGTAAAAAGAATTCGACGTAAGGAGAAGCCCATTGAGTTTAGTTACCATAAGTGGGCCCACATGGGAGTTCCAATGCTTATCTCAGCAGGTGACGACACAAAACTTTTTGCTTACTCTGTGAAGGAGTTCACCAAGTTTGCTCCTCATGATATCTGCCCTGCACCCCAGAGAGTACCGATTCAGTTGGTGCATAATAAAACACCATTACTTCTAGTCCAAGCTTCCCATTGGTTAGATATCCTGTGCATACGCACAGAAAGTGTTGCCTTTCCTGACATGGCTCGTGGTCCTTCTGGCGGCCTTGCGATGACAGATTTGCTTGCTCGAATTAAGGCTAAGGCATCTCGGAGGATTATTTGCAGTTCTATTTCTAATTCGGGTGAACTTTTTGCATATTCCGATCATGTGAGACCCAGCCTATTTGAATTGAAGATGCTTGGAGCTGGGAAGAGTACGACTGTTAGTAAAAGGCAACTTCCTCAGAGACTGCCATTTGCCCACTCAATGGtttttagttttgattcatCTCGTTTGATGATAGCTGGGCATGATAGAAGGATATAT GTTGTGGATGTGGGCAGCTCACAACTAGTACATACCTTCACACCGTGCCGTGAATTGCATGATGAGCAATTACCTCCAAGGGAGCCTCCAATCACAAGAATGTTTACCAGCTCTGATGGGCAGTGGCTAGCTGCTGTCAACTGCTTTGGAGATGTATACGTATTTAATCTGGAGACTTTAAG GCAGCACTGGTTTATTTCAAGATTGGATGGTGCCTCTGTTACAGCTGGCGGTTTTCCTCCAAGAAACAACAATGTGCTTATAATTACAACCTCTTCAAATCAGGTCTATGCATTTGATGTGGAGGCCAGACAATTGGGAGAATGGTCAATGCAACACACATTTGTTCTGCCAAAGAGATACCAAGAGTTTCCTGGGGAAGTCATTGGGCTTTCTTTCTTGCCCTCTTCAAGTTCATCGTCTGTTATTGTTTACAGTGCCAG gGCTATGTGCTTGATTGACTTCGGAAAACCCGTGGATTGTCTTGATGAGAACGAATTGGTAAATGGTCAGGATACAGCATTAAGGAATTTACAAAGTACTCCCATCAAAGGGAGACTGAAACGTATACTTAGAGATGGTCAAACAGAGACTAGACTCGGTGgtagaaaaaattttgagtttttttcttttagaaaccCTGTTTTATTTATTGGACACCTTTCCAAAAACTCCCTGTTGATCATAGACAAACCATGGATGGAAGTGGTTAAGACTTTCGATACATCACCAGTTCACAGACATATATTTGGTTCATAA